A window of the Gorilla gorilla gorilla isolate KB3781 chromosome 8, NHGRI_mGorGor1-v2.1_pri, whole genome shotgun sequence genome harbors these coding sequences:
- the FRAT2 gene encoding GSK-3-binding protein FRAT2, with product MPCRREEEEEAGEEAEGEEEEEDSFLLLQQSVTLGSSGEVDRLVAQIGEALQLDAAQDSPASPCAPPGPLAAAVPADKARPPSVPLLLLPPASAETVGPAPSGALRCALGDRGRVRGRAAPYCVAEVAAGPSSLPGPCRRGWLRDAVTSRRLQQRRWTQAGARAGDDDPHRLLQQLVLSGNLIKEAVRRLQRAVAAVAATGPASAPGPGGGRSGPDRIALQRSGSLL from the coding sequence ATGCCGTGccggagggaggaggaagaggaagccgGCGAGGAGgcggagggggaggaagaggaggaggacagcTTCCTCCTGCTGCAGCAGTCGGTGACGCTGGGCAGCTCGGGCGAGGTGGACCGCCTGGTGGCCCAGATCGGTGAGGCGCTGCAGCTGGACGCGGCGCAAGACAGCCCGGCCTCGCCGTGCGCGCCCCCGGGGCCCCTGGCTGCGGCGGTGCCGGCGGACAAGGCCCGGCCCCCGTCggtgccgctgctgctgctgcctcccgCGTCGGCTGAGACGGTGGGCCCGGCGCCCTCTGGGGCCCTGCGCTGCGCCCTAGGGGACCGCGGACGCGTGCGCGGACGCGCTGCGCCCTACTGCGTGGCGGAGGTCGCTGCAGGCCCCAGCTCGCTGCCGGGGCCGTGCCGGCGAGGATGGCTCAGGGACGCGGTCACCTCCCGCCGCCTGCAGCAGCGCCGATGGACCCAAGCCGGGGCACGCGCCGGCGACGACGACCCGCATCGGCTCCTCCAGCAGCTCGTGCTCTCGGGAAACCTCATCAAGGAAGCCGTGCGGAGACTCCAACGAGCCGTCGCCGCGGTTGCAGCCACGGGCCCCGCAAGCGCCCCTGGGCCCGGGGGAGGCCGCAGCGGACCTGACCGCATTGCCCTGCAGCGCTCAGGCTCCTTGCTCTGA